CCATCAACGGCCAGACGCAACACGGCCTCCTGGCCCTCGGCCATCTGTCGGGCGGCGAATTCCAGCCCTTGCGCGTGCTCGACCAGCACCCGGGCGCGCTGCAGCAAGATGTGTCCGGCGGGCGTCAGCACGGCGCGTCGGCCTTCCTGGCGGAATACCCGCAGGCCCAGTTGATCTTCCAGGCGCTGGATGGCGTAACTGACGGCGGACTGGCTCTTGCCCAGGGCTTCGGCTGCCGAGGCATAGCCGCCATGGTCCACCACTGCCATCAGAGACTGCCAATAATGGAGGGGAATAATCTCTTTCATATCTAAATACTAGATTAAATTACGCTATTTACTCAAGTTGTTCATCTAATTATAAGATTCATAATAGAGCCTTACACAGACACAGGAATTCCAGATGAGCGTTCGTTCCATCACCCGGATTTTGCCCGCCCAGGCCACCCAGGATGGCGCAGGTGTGCGGTTGTTGCGCGCCCTGGGTTATCAGCACCAAGTTCGCATGGACCCGTTTCTGATGCTGGACGCCTTTTCTTCGGACGATCCGGATGATTACATCGCAGGTTTCCCACCCCATCCGCATCGTGGTTTCGAGACCATTACCTACATTGTGGACGGCCACATGCGTCACCGCGATCATTTGGGCAACGAAGGTGACCTGAAGGCCGGCGGGGTGCAGTGGATGACGGCTGGGCGTGGCATCATCCACGAGGAAATGCCCCAGCAGGAAAACGGCCTGCTGCGTGGCTTCCAGATTTGGCTGAATCTGCCTGCTGCCGAGAAAATGCAGCCGGCCCATTACCGCGACATTCCCGCTGCCGAGATCACCACCGCTCCGTTGGCCGAAGGCGGCTTCATTAAGCTGATCGCCGGCACCATCCCCTGGGCCACCTGCCCCCTGGAAGGTCCGGGCCAGGGGGCGCTTGCCTCGATCACCCAGCCCTTGATCGCGGATATCTGCGTCATGGCCGGACAGACCGTAGACATCCCGGTGCCCGCCACGCACCAGGCCCTGCTGTATGTTTTCGAAGGTCAACTGGATGGCGGACAGCAGGCTGTGCCTGCCGGACATTCGGTCTGGTATGGCCCGCAGGGCGATGTGATCCGGATCGCCCCGTCTCTGGATGCTGCCGATGGCGTGCGGGCGCTATTGCTGGCGGGACGTCCGCTGAACGAGCCCATCGCTCAGTATGGCCCGTTCGTCATGAACACCCAGCAGGAAATCGAACAGGCCCTGCAGGATTACCGTCATGGCGTGTTGGCCCAGCCTGCCGCCAGCAGTATTTAACAGCCAGTATTGTGTCGGCCAGCCGACATGGACTAGGGGGTGTTCCCCCTCAGCCCGCCAAAGGGCGTACGTCCGGCTTGTCGTGATTTGATCATTTTGCCCCCTGGGCTTATTTTTGGAGTTATCTATGTCTATTCGTGTTCTCGCCATTGGTGGCAGCCTGCGCCAGGGTTCTTATAATAATTTGTTGTTGAAGCAGGCCCAGCAACAAGCCCCCCAAGGCATGAGTATCGAGATCGCGGATCTATCCGATGTTCCCCTGTATAACGGCGATATCCAGGCCCAGGGCTTTCCGGCCTCGGTTCAGCGTATTGCCGATCAGGCCAGCCAGGCGGATGCTTTTTTGATTGCCACCCCCGAATATAACTATTCCATTCCCGGCGTCTTGAAAAACGCCATCGACTGGCTGTCGCGGGTGCCCAGCGCACCATTTCAGGGCAAGCCTGTGGCCATTGCCAGCGCGTCGATGGGTGGGCTGGGCGGCGCACGAGCCCAGTATCATCTGCGCCAGGTGCTGATCTATCTGGATGTGCATCCGGTGAATAAGCCCGAGCTTTTCATTTCGGCTGCCCACGAGAAGTTCGATGCGAATGGCCAGTTGATCGATCTGCTGTCGCGCGAAGGCCTGGATAAGCTGCTGGCCGCCCTGGCTGTGCAGACCCATCGCCTGCAAGGCCGCGTGGCCGCCGCTGCTTAGTGATCAGGGGTTGGCATGCCGGGCGAAAAACGCCAGGGTACGATCCCAGGCAAGCTGGGCGGCTTCGGGTTGGTAGGATGCCGTGCCTGTGCGCCCAAACGAGTGCCCGGCGCCTTCGTATACCTGGATATCCACATGGGGCTGGGCCGCCCGGATCTGTTCCACATCGGATAAAGGGATCGAATGATCCTGCGCCCCAAAATGCATCTGTACTGGCATATGGGGCGTATCGTGGCAATGGCGGGCAATGCCGCCTCCGTGCCAGCAGGATGCGGCAGCAAAAGTATGGTTCAAGCCCGCCGTGCGCCAGGCCAGGTATCCGCCCCAGCAGTAGCCGGTCAGCAGCTTGACCGGCTGACTGGATAGGGCAGCAGCTGCCGCCTCGATATCCAGCAGGGCGGTCTCATCGGCGATGGCTTTTTTGTAAGCCAGCCCGCGTTGCACGCTTTCCTGGCTGTAGTCCAGCTGCAGGCCTTGCGCCGGGGCGGTCTCGCGATCGAATAACGAGGGGCAGATGGCCCGATAGCCTTGTTCGGCATAGCCGTCTACGACGCTGCGGATATAGGGGTTGATGCCGAATATTTCCGGCAGTACCACCACGCCGACCGCCGCGTCTTCCGGCCCGTTGATGTAGGCAGCTAATGTGTGGCCGTCACTGGCCGTCAGATTGATGTCCATATGCTTGATCTCCATAAAACCGTTTCATTTTCAGTCCAATACCAGTACAATACAAGGTCTTGGGGCCGACATGGCTTCGACGTGGGTCACGAAACAAGATAGTGCATACCGAGCCCCAGTACGCTCGTAAATCCACTGGAAATCTATAAACGCCAACGACGAGCGTTTCGCTCTAGCCGCTTAAGCGGTGAGCCGCTGCACCGACCTGTCCCTGGGTTGGGTGGGGTAAAAGCCACAGCAGCGTCATTTTCAGGGAATCGGATTCAACCAGGTCACTGGGTCGGATCTTAAATCAGTGTGAATCGCTACGGAAGGGCCTGTTGTCCGGCATGATCCAAGGCTAAAACTTAAAATAGGCCAACTAAGTATGTAGATCTACTTGCAGAGGGCTTGCGGACGGGGGTTCAATTCCCCCCGGCTCCACCAGGATACCTAAGCAAAAACCTTCAAAACCTGTGGAGTTAAGCATAAGTTGGCACTATTGCCAGCTTATGCTTTATTTCACGAAGTGCCACATTATGCTTTATCGCAAAAGTGTGGTAGGAAATCAGAGTTGGGTTTCATGCAAAAGGGGTGCTTCCCGAAAGAAGCACCCTTTTTTTGCGTGTGCGTTGGTGCCGGCGGCTGTCAGCCAAATACTTCTGGCCACCTACGCGTGCCGTAGGAACGCCAGGAGAGATGCGGCTTTCAGGGATTAAACTACGGAATCCGTCCGACTTCGTACGACGTCTACGTTTCTAAATGTGTCTTTTGACGACTGTCTCTTGTATAGTGTTCCTCTATACAAATCTGACCATTGGGTGATGTGATGTCGGCCAGGAAAAACGTAGCGATGAGCTTCCGCGTGTCACTACGCTTCAAGGAACTACTGAACGCTGCAGCAGCAAGGGAACGCAGAAGCCTCACAAACATGCTTGAGACGCTGTTGTTTGACTATTGTAAGCAGCATGGACTGAAAGAACTCAAGGAGCCTTCGGAGGCTCTGAGCATGCAGAGAGAAGAGGCTGTGGAATGAACGAGACATCGAAGCACATCATCGACCTGCTCGACTATATCGAGCAGGTCGAGAAGCTTAAGAATAAGCCCGCGTTTTCTGTGCCTACAGACCACTTCGTTGCATACCAGCATGATTTGCAAGGGTTGCCGGAGTTGGAATTTAATCTGCAAGCGGATGACGACGATATATGGCTGAGTCTGCCGCGTTTGCAGGAAATTTCAGCCCCACCGTTGAGTGAACAACTCCAGCCGTGGGTCACGCTTCCGAAGAGTCCAGAAAAATCGCCTAGCCTGAAGACGGAATATGTGGAATTTGAGGGTAAGCAAGAGGTCGCTCGACATGAATTGAAGGACCACCCTGAGATAAGGGGCCTGTTCGACTGGTACGTAGAGAACCAATGGGGGCCATGGGCCGTAGCGGAACAGCCTCGGCGTCGGTTAATTGCTCGCTACAACCAGTTGTTCTCCCTTCAACAAGTTATTTCGCTGGAGGGGGCTGAAACGCCCCTTGAACTCGTGTGGGGTATGGGTTTCGCAGCGTGGAAAAAACAGGGATTTGGAACGCCTCTTCGCCACCCGCTGCTTGTACAGGTGTGTGAGGTCACTCTTAACCCGAAAACGTTTGCGTTGGAAGTACGACCACGCGACGCGGAGCCTCGCCTTGAGGTCGATTGCTACTTGGAAATGGATGTCCCAGGCGTCTCGGCACTTGAGGCGTTCTGGAAAAGCACTCTTGCTACAGGTGCGAGTAGGCCCAATCCTTTTGAATCTTCAACGTATGAAGGAGTGCTAAAAGCGGCGGTTGGCCACCTGGACCCCTCAGGTGCCTATGAAGAATGTTTACCCGATATGGCTACACCAACACCCGATGAGCATTTAAAGGTGACCAGTTCGTGGGTGCTTTTCGGACGTAAGCGTTCAGGAGACATATTCATCGAGGACGTGCGGCGTTTAAAAAAGAATGTTGAGGCCGCTTCTTCCTTGCCGAGTGTTGTTCAGCACTTTGTTCAGCATGGAGATGACGCAATCAGAGTGCGGCCATCTCAGCCGTTTCGCGGCTTATCCTCGAGTGATAGTCCGGCAGATGCGTTTGAACTGTACTTTCCTATGCCGTACAACGACGAGCAAGTCTCAATCGTTCAAAAGCTGGCGAATAACGACGGGGTTGTTGTTCAAGGCCCTCCTGGAACCGGGAAAACCCATACAATCGCCAACGTAGTCTCGCACTACTTGGCGCAAGGTAAGCGCGTGCTTGTTACAGCAAAGAGCGAGACAGCTCTGGCCGTCCTGCGAGAAAAGCTGCCAGAGCGGATAAGGCCGCTGAGTGTCGCTTTGTTATCCGACGAGCGGGACGGTATGAAGCAGTTCGAGCATTCTATTCAAACGATAGCTTCGAGCGTGGCTACTCTGAATCCCTCGCGTGCTGAAAGTGCAATTGCTGCCGCCGAGCAAAAGCTCAACCAGCTCCACGCTAAGATTTCTCGCGTTGACCAATTGGTAGCTGCATATGCGGAAAAGCATATGCGGACGTATTCTTTCCAAGACCGCGATGTGACGCCCGAGGAAATGGCAAAACTGGTTGTAGAGCAAGCTCAGGAGTATGAGTGGTTCAACGATGAACCTCCTGCGTCTACGGATGGCTCATTGCCTTTTGGAGATAGTGATATAAGTGCCATGCGCCAGGCTCGCATGAAGGTCGGTAATGATTTGGTGTATATAGATTCGACCTTGCCAGCGCCCTCCGTATTTCCCGGATGGGAAGTCTTACTCGGGCTTCATCGCGACCTCGTGAAGGCCCAAGCTATTGATGCCAGTGTTCTTATTGGAGGCGTACTGCCTCTGGTAGATGCCCGCGTCGATACCTTCGAAAAGGCACAAGCGCTTGTATCCTTCCTTGATGAGAGGCATGCGCTTAAGCGCAAGCTGGCCAATCCTCCAGAGTGGGTCAATACGTTGCGTGAGCGACTGGCCAACGTGCAATCCGAAGACCCGATATGGATGGCCCTGCAGCAGGTTTGTGTCGATTTAAAAGTGCTTGAAGAGCTTCGTCGCGAGTTGCTGCCAAAAGCGATAGAGTTGTCGGCAGGAGTTGAGTTGAATGAAGATTTCAACGATGCCTTGGCACGTCTTGTTGCGGGCAAAAGTGCATTTGCGATGCCTTTTGGTAAGGGAGAGGCACGTAAACTCGTGCAGGCTGTAAGAATACTAGGAGCCGCTCCAGCGTCGGCTGATGATTGGGCTCTGATTAAACAGTTAATTACCTGGCGTCAAG
The nucleotide sequence above comes from Castellaniella sp.. Encoded proteins:
- a CDS encoding pirin family protein; translated protein: MSVRSITRILPAQATQDGAGVRLLRALGYQHQVRMDPFLMLDAFSSDDPDDYIAGFPPHPHRGFETITYIVDGHMRHRDHLGNEGDLKAGGVQWMTAGRGIIHEEMPQQENGLLRGFQIWLNLPAAEKMQPAHYRDIPAAEITTAPLAEGGFIKLIAGTIPWATCPLEGPGQGALASITQPLIADICVMAGQTVDIPVPATHQALLYVFEGQLDGGQQAVPAGHSVWYGPQGDVIRIAPSLDAADGVRALLLAGRPLNEPIAQYGPFVMNTQQEIEQALQDYRHGVLAQPAASSI
- a CDS encoding NADPH-dependent FMN reductase encodes the protein MSIRVLAIGGSLRQGSYNNLLLKQAQQQAPQGMSIEIADLSDVPLYNGDIQAQGFPASVQRIADQASQADAFLIATPEYNYSIPGVLKNAIDWLSRVPSAPFQGKPVAIASASMGGLGGARAQYHLRQVLIYLDVHPVNKPELFISAAHEKFDANGQLIDLLSREGLDKLLAALAVQTHRLQGRVAAAA
- a CDS encoding dienelactone hydrolase family protein; this encodes MDINLTASDGHTLAAYINGPEDAAVGVVVLPEIFGINPYIRSVVDGYAEQGYRAICPSLFDRETAPAQGLQLDYSQESVQRGLAYKKAIADETALLDIEAAAAALSSQPVKLLTGYCWGGYLAWRTAGLNHTFAAASCWHGGGIARHCHDTPHMPVQMHFGAQDHSIPLSDVEQIRAAQPHVDIQVYEGAGHSFGRTGTASYQPEAAQLAWDRTLAFFARHANP
- a CDS encoding AAA domain-containing protein; its protein translation is MNETSKHIIDLLDYIEQVEKLKNKPAFSVPTDHFVAYQHDLQGLPELEFNLQADDDDIWLSLPRLQEISAPPLSEQLQPWVTLPKSPEKSPSLKTEYVEFEGKQEVARHELKDHPEIRGLFDWYVENQWGPWAVAEQPRRRLIARYNQLFSLQQVISLEGAETPLELVWGMGFAAWKKQGFGTPLRHPLLVQVCEVTLNPKTFALEVRPRDAEPRLEVDCYLEMDVPGVSALEAFWKSTLATGASRPNPFESSTYEGVLKAAVGHLDPSGAYEECLPDMATPTPDEHLKVTSSWVLFGRKRSGDIFIEDVRRLKKNVEAASSLPSVVQHFVQHGDDAIRVRPSQPFRGLSSSDSPADAFELYFPMPYNDEQVSIVQKLANNDGVVVQGPPGTGKTHTIANVVSHYLAQGKRVLVTAKSETALAVLREKLPERIRPLSVALLSDERDGMKQFEHSIQTIASSVATLNPSRAESAIAAAEQKLNQLHAKISRVDQLVAAYAEKHMRTYSFQDRDVTPEEMAKLVVEQAQEYEWFNDEPPASTDGSLPFGDSDISAMRQARMKVGNDLVYIDSTLPAPSVFPGWEVLLGLHRDLVKAQAIDASVLIGGVLPLVDARVDTFEKAQALVSFLDERHALKRKLANPPEWVNTLRERLANVQSEDPIWMALQQVCVDLKVLEELRRELLPKAIELSAGVELNEDFNDALARLVAGKSAFAMPFGKGEARKLVQAVRILGAAPASADDWALIKQLITWRQDVRKLLARWNALSTEFGLEVAGADVDAAFREVVRAQVFIEDMYRLQSEFNASLYEHIAEVFGRKVSEEAEEKGESYLLEVATSLNAHVDKGRLGYARLRVHELSKHLQGCRGVLVDQLQNFIANQVGNASADESSLDKTWSSLYTELERLSAQRSSLDEVARVASVLEEAGASKWATRIRTEPATQDMDATVPSKWREAWNWRQADIFLKRIDGHQTLRELFEERKLLTNTLARTYQDLVADKTWLGVFNNSPDSVRQALQAYLNAIQAMGAGTGVRAVRHRKSARAAMTRAYLAVPCWVLPQWRVSETIPSEVGLFDLVIIDEASQSDIWALPTLLRGKKLLVVGDHKQVSPSAVGTAEEKIKELVNRYLANQPHGAQMTPDKSIYDLARVVFAGNSVMLREHFRCVPAIIEYSNREFYKGEIKPLRVPKANERLDPPLVDVFVKGGFRQGDVNRPEAEAIVAEIEAILADEQFNGRSIGVVTLLGSKQAAHIQTLISSRILQSDVLARQIAVGPPPIFQGRERDIMMVSMVLAPGDRAAANKLDMQQRFNVALSRARDRTYLFRSVTETEFRDDSLNARLIRHFRKPFEQDSNKVQALREKCESDFEREMFDELVKRGYRIQPQVLCGGYRIDFVVEGNEGRRLAVECDGDRFHGPGQWADDMIRQRVLERAGWTFWRCFASSFVRRREEVFTDLLQNLERLGIEPLGAESVDSTVWVHTKEVDPFGVEEEPDTLVKESVA